A single region of the Myxococcaceae bacterium JPH2 genome encodes:
- a CDS encoding Smr/MutS family protein, with the protein MSKQRGGPPPKKEAGFQNNPFKSAIKSIQDEAKQAQQKQAAEEAAKRKAPPKAPKAAKPRPEDDDVSLFFSAMDGVQQISNRGEAPVPNPRLPEIIDENAEALAQLSEMVAGEGTFDIADSNDFIEGASPGLDRNLMRALRRGDFSVQGRLDLHGLTQTAARDAVERFLSDSRRANKRCVLIVHGRGLHSENEVPVLKEGLKSWLSQKRVGRMVLAFATARPQDGGQGAVYVLLRR; encoded by the coding sequence ATGAGCAAGCAGCGAGGCGGTCCGCCGCCCAAGAAGGAAGCGGGTTTTCAGAACAACCCCTTCAAGTCCGCCATCAAGTCCATTCAGGATGAGGCGAAGCAGGCCCAGCAGAAGCAGGCCGCCGAGGAGGCCGCGAAGCGCAAGGCACCGCCCAAGGCGCCCAAGGCCGCGAAGCCTCGGCCGGAGGACGACGACGTCTCCCTCTTCTTCTCCGCCATGGATGGGGTGCAGCAGATCTCCAACCGCGGCGAGGCGCCGGTGCCCAACCCGCGCCTGCCGGAGATCATCGACGAGAACGCCGAGGCGCTCGCGCAGCTCTCCGAGATGGTGGCGGGCGAAGGCACGTTCGACATCGCGGACTCGAACGACTTCATCGAGGGCGCGTCGCCGGGCTTGGATCGCAACCTGATGCGCGCGCTGCGCCGCGGAGACTTCTCCGTGCAGGGCCGCTTGGACTTGCATGGCCTGACGCAGACCGCGGCGCGTGACGCGGTGGAGCGCTTCCTTTCGGACAGTCGCCGCGCCAACAAGCGCTGCGTGCTCATCGTCCATGGGCGGGGGCTGCACTCGGAGAATGAGGTTCCCGTGTTGAAGGAGGGCCTCAAGTCATGGCTCTCGCAGAAGCGCGTGGGCCGCATGGTGCTCGCGTTCGCCACCGCACGCCCTCAGGACGGGGGCCAGGGAGCGGTGTACGTGTTGCTGCGCCGTTAG
- a CDS encoding J domain-containing protein, producing the protein MGAGKVLGVMVGLVGGLLVGGPWAIVLGILGGFAAGHVYDEQHAPPPDLPELFEEFPAPPVVDSDAVMREDTREDDTRAEWIRHRCALFVEVARADGDVRREEVREVRRHFETTVQADARDMEVVRRQLKALLSRPASLNLQASLEACRADLSDDERYALLDALYDLALADGPLQRSERESLRRVAEGLDIPEDTAQELATQHLGNGLEHFALLGLTPEATDSQVKSTFRRLAAAHHPDKVAHQGAQAAEQAAHRFQEIRDAYEEIRKLRGL; encoded by the coding sequence ATGGGCGCAGGAAAAGTGCTGGGAGTCATGGTGGGCCTGGTGGGCGGACTGCTCGTCGGCGGACCGTGGGCCATCGTGCTCGGCATCCTCGGGGGCTTCGCCGCGGGCCACGTCTATGACGAGCAGCACGCGCCCCCGCCCGACCTCCCCGAGCTGTTCGAAGAGTTCCCCGCGCCCCCCGTGGTGGATTCAGACGCCGTGATGCGGGAGGACACGCGCGAGGACGACACCCGCGCGGAGTGGATCCGCCATCGCTGCGCCCTCTTCGTCGAGGTGGCCCGCGCGGATGGCGATGTCCGCCGCGAGGAGGTGCGCGAGGTGCGCCGCCACTTCGAGACCACCGTGCAGGCGGATGCCCGGGACATGGAGGTCGTCCGCCGCCAGCTCAAGGCCCTCCTCAGCCGCCCCGCCTCGCTGAACCTCCAGGCCTCGCTCGAGGCGTGCCGCGCGGACCTGTCCGACGACGAGCGCTACGCGCTGCTCGATGCGCTCTATGACCTGGCGCTCGCGGATGGCCCGCTGCAGCGCTCGGAGCGAGAGTCCCTGCGCCGCGTGGCCGAAGGACTGGACATCCCCGAGGACACGGCCCAGGAGCTGGCCACGCAGCATCTGGGCAACGGCCTGGAGCACTTCGCCCTGCTGGGCCTCACGCCCGAAGCCACCGACTCCCAGGTGAAGAGCACCTTCCGCCGGCTCGCGGCCGCGCATCATCCGGACAAGGTCGCGCACCAGGGCGCCCAGGCCGCCGAGCAGGCCGCCCACCGCTTCCAGGAGATCCGCGACGCCTATGAGGAAATCCGCAAGCTGCGCGGACTGTAG
- the folD gene encoding bifunctional methylenetetrahydrofolate dehydrogenase/methenyltetrahydrofolate cyclohydrolase FolD translates to MAQLIDGSAIAAKVRAEVRARVDALRETKGFVPGLAVVRVGEDPASRIYVNGKKKAAAEVGFQSWELHPDADITQDALLALVRQLNEDPRVHGILVQLPLPKHLDADAILAAVAPEKDVDGFHPLNAGNLMLGRPGTRACTPLGVMRLLEEVGCNPAGKKAVVVGRSNIVGKPQALLLLQRDATVTLCHSKSDLVREVPQADILVVAVGVPELIRGEWIKPGAVVIDVGMNRRADGKLVGDVAFASASERASFITPVPGGVGPMTIAMLMRNTLDAALRSGK, encoded by the coding sequence ATGGCCCAGTTGATTGACGGAAGTGCGATCGCGGCGAAGGTGCGAGCGGAGGTGCGAGCCCGTGTCGACGCGCTCCGCGAGACGAAGGGGTTTGTTCCAGGGCTCGCGGTGGTGCGCGTGGGGGAGGACCCCGCGTCGCGCATCTACGTGAATGGCAAGAAGAAGGCCGCCGCCGAGGTGGGCTTCCAGTCCTGGGAGCTGCACCCGGACGCGGACATCACCCAGGACGCGCTGCTCGCGCTCGTGCGGCAGCTCAACGAGGACCCTCGGGTGCACGGCATCCTCGTGCAGTTGCCACTCCCCAAGCACCTGGATGCGGACGCCATCCTGGCCGCCGTGGCGCCGGAGAAGGATGTGGATGGCTTCCATCCGCTCAACGCGGGGAACCTGATGCTGGGCCGCCCCGGCACGCGCGCGTGCACGCCGCTGGGCGTGATGCGTTTGCTGGAGGAGGTTGGCTGCAATCCCGCCGGCAAGAAGGCGGTGGTGGTGGGCCGCAGCAACATCGTGGGCAAGCCGCAGGCGCTCCTGTTGCTCCAGCGCGACGCCACCGTGACGCTCTGCCACAGCAAGAGCGACCTTGTCCGCGAGGTGCCCCAGGCGGACATCCTCGTCGTCGCGGTGGGCGTGCCCGAGCTGATCCGCGGCGAGTGGATCAAACCCGGCGCCGTGGTCATCGACGTGGGCATGAACCGGCGCGCCGATGGGAAGCTCGTGGGCGATGTGGCGTTCGCCAGCGCTTCGGAGCGCGCCAGCTTCATCACCCCGGTGCCCGGTGGCGTGGGGCCGATGACCATCGCCATGCTGATGCGCAACACGCTCGACGCCGCCCTGCGCTCGGGGAAGTGA
- a CDS encoding DUF2378 family protein, protein MTVYAARRAVSSGPAEELQMRWALTTPEDRVRGMFFLGVLEVIRNSVGIEAAEECLACTGERRFVPFLMYPVAAFLHMSFRAASMLAPRKGGFDRAMRAIGAQATSDFLSSLVGRSFLMLAASDPRRLVTNLPSGYRTVVSYGERHVTWSGPSSGCLRVARDFMPHTYHEGVLQAVLEAIGTQSPMVHGKATGLLDCDYSMSWE, encoded by the coding sequence ATGACAGTCTATGCAGCCCGGAGAGCCGTCAGCAGCGGGCCGGCCGAAGAACTGCAGATGCGGTGGGCGTTGACGACACCCGAGGACCGGGTCCGAGGCATGTTCTTCCTCGGGGTCCTCGAGGTCATCCGCAACTCGGTGGGCATCGAGGCCGCGGAGGAATGTCTCGCATGCACGGGGGAGCGGCGCTTCGTGCCCTTCCTCATGTATCCCGTGGCGGCATTCCTGCACATGTCGTTCCGCGCCGCGTCGATGTTGGCGCCTCGCAAGGGCGGGTTTGATCGCGCGATGCGAGCGATTGGGGCGCAGGCGACCTCGGACTTCCTGTCCTCGCTGGTGGGGCGCAGCTTCTTGATGCTCGCCGCGTCGGACCCGAGACGTCTGGTGACGAACCTGCCGTCTGGCTATCGCACCGTGGTGAGCTATGGCGAGCGCCACGTCACGTGGAGCGGGCCCTCCAGCGGGTGCCTGCGCGTGGCGCGCGACTTCATGCCGCACACCTACCACGAGGGTGTGCTCCAGGCGGTGCTGGAGGCCATCGGCACCCAGAGCCCCATGGTGCACGGCAAGGCGACCGGACTGCTCGACTGCGACTATTCGATGTCGTGGGAATGA
- the metF gene encoding methylenetetrahydrofolate reductase [NAD(P)H]: MKIRNRLNPSQPCFSFEFFPPKTDEGVASLLRTLEDLAPLEPGFVSVTYGAGGSTRDRTVELVTRIKQQTGIEAMAHLTCVGHTRDELRDLLGRLAASKVENVLVLRGDPPQGQTAYEPTAGGFRYAEELVQFIQEEDFNFCLGGACYPEGHPETSSRDEDLKHLKAKVDAGLDFVVTQLFFDNAFYFDFVERARRVGINVPIVPGIMPITNYEQVQRFTRMCGATVPMRLALQLERVKDQPDALVQLGVAHATVQCMELLSRGVPGLHFYTLNKSPATRMIVSALRARS; encoded by the coding sequence ATGAAGATTCGTAATCGGTTGAATCCGTCCCAGCCGTGCTTCTCGTTCGAGTTCTTCCCACCGAAGACAGACGAGGGCGTGGCCTCGTTGCTGCGGACGCTGGAGGACCTGGCGCCGCTGGAGCCGGGCTTCGTCTCGGTGACGTATGGAGCGGGCGGCAGCACGCGCGACCGGACGGTGGAGCTCGTCACGCGCATCAAGCAACAGACCGGCATCGAGGCGATGGCCCACCTGACCTGCGTGGGACACACGCGTGACGAACTGCGTGATCTGCTCGGACGGCTTGCCGCGTCAAAGGTGGAGAACGTGTTGGTGCTGCGCGGGGATCCGCCGCAAGGGCAGACCGCGTACGAGCCCACCGCGGGCGGCTTCCGCTACGCCGAAGAGCTGGTCCAATTCATCCAAGAAGAGGATTTCAACTTCTGCCTGGGAGGTGCGTGCTATCCGGAGGGGCACCCGGAGACCAGCTCGCGCGACGAGGACCTGAAGCACCTCAAGGCGAAGGTCGACGCGGGCTTGGACTTCGTGGTGACGCAGCTCTTCTTCGACAACGCGTTCTATTTCGACTTCGTGGAGCGGGCGCGACGCGTGGGCATCAACGTCCCCATCGTCCCCGGCATCATGCCCATCACCAACTACGAGCAGGTGCAGCGCTTCACGCGGATGTGCGGCGCGACGGTCCCCATGCGGCTGGCGCTGCAGCTGGAGCGCGTGAAGGATCAACCCGACGCGTTGGTGCAGCTCGGCGTGGCGCACGCGACGGTGCAGTGCATGGAGCTGCTGTCGCGCGGGGTGCCGGGGCTGCACTTCTACACCCTCAACAAGTCACCGGCGACGCGGATGATCGTGAGCGCGCTGAGGGCTCGCTCATGA
- the gcvT gene encoding glycine cleavage system aminomethyltransferase GcvT — protein sequence MARRTPLNEAHRKLGARMVDFAGWDMPVQYSSVIAEHEAVRTAVGLFDVSHMGEIEFNGPGALQTVNRLISNDLARCADGQAVYAGLLNDQGGFVDDIVVYRFSPERILICVNASNRDKDFAWMRERAQGVQPVDRGDDFAQIAVQGPKAPGLVQRLTRVDLSRIGTYRFAEGEVAGVKCIVSRTGYTGEDGFELYCPPDAAEKLWNALLAEGQADGVKPAGLGARDSLRTEMKYALYGNDIDDAHTALEAGLGWIVKLDKPEGFIGKDALVAQKAAGVKRKLVGFEITGSGIPRHGYAIHKDGSPVGEVTSGTQGPTVKKPIGMGYVPTELAAEGSTFDVDIRGRAVPAVVVKTPFLKKS from the coding sequence ATGGCCCGGCGTACGCCCCTCAATGAGGCCCACCGCAAGCTGGGGGCCCGGATGGTCGACTTCGCGGGATGGGACATGCCGGTGCAGTACTCGTCGGTCATCGCGGAGCACGAGGCGGTGCGCACCGCCGTCGGCCTCTTCGACGTCTCGCACATGGGGGAGATCGAGTTCAACGGCCCCGGTGCCCTGCAGACCGTCAATCGACTCATCTCCAACGATCTCGCCCGCTGCGCGGACGGCCAGGCGGTCTACGCCGGCCTGCTCAACGACCAGGGCGGCTTCGTCGACGACATCGTCGTCTATCGCTTCAGCCCCGAGCGCATCCTCATCTGCGTCAACGCGAGCAACCGCGACAAGGACTTCGCCTGGATGCGCGAGCGCGCCCAGGGCGTCCAGCCGGTGGACCGCGGAGATGACTTCGCGCAGATCGCCGTGCAGGGACCCAAGGCCCCCGGGCTCGTGCAGCGCCTCACCCGCGTGGACCTGTCTCGCATTGGCACCTACCGCTTCGCCGAGGGCGAGGTCGCGGGCGTCAAGTGCATCGTGTCCCGCACGGGCTACACGGGCGAGGACGGCTTCGAGCTGTACTGCCCGCCCGATGCCGCGGAGAAGCTGTGGAACGCGCTGCTCGCCGAGGGACAGGCGGACGGCGTGAAGCCCGCCGGTCTGGGCGCGCGCGACTCGCTGCGCACCGAGATGAAGTACGCGCTCTACGGCAATGACATCGACGACGCCCACACCGCGCTGGAGGCGGGGCTCGGGTGGATCGTCAAGCTGGACAAGCCCGAGGGCTTCATCGGGAAGGACGCGCTCGTGGCGCAGAAGGCCGCGGGCGTGAAGCGCAAGCTCGTGGGCTTCGAGATCACCGGCAGCGGCATCCCGCGCCACGGCTACGCCATCCACAAGGACGGCAGCCCGGTGGGCGAGGTGACCAGCGGCACGCAGGGTCCGACCGTGAAGAAGCCCATCGGCATGGGCTACGTGCCCACCGAGCTGGCGGCCGAGGGCTCCACCTTCGACGTGGACATCCGTGGACGCGCCGTGCCGGCGGTGGTGGTGAAGACCCCTTTCCTGAAGAAGTCCTGA
- the gcvH gene encoding glycine cleavage system protein GcvH, whose translation MSEKIPSELKYTQEHEWARLQGSSAVVGVTDHAQGSLGDVVYVELPKVGATLTKGKQFGVIESTKAVSELYAPLSGKVLKVNAALSDNPTHINTDPYGDGWIVELELTDTQEVSGLLSAEAYADLLKNA comes from the coding sequence ATGTCCGAGAAGATTCCGAGCGAGCTGAAGTACACCCAGGAGCACGAGTGGGCCCGCCTCCAGGGCTCGAGCGCCGTGGTGGGCGTCACGGACCACGCCCAGGGCTCCCTGGGTGACGTGGTCTACGTGGAGCTGCCCAAGGTGGGCGCCACCCTCACCAAGGGCAAGCAGTTCGGCGTCATCGAGTCCACCAAGGCGGTGTCCGAGCTGTACGCCCCGCTCTCCGGCAAGGTCCTCAAGGTGAACGCGGCGCTGAGCGACAACCCCACCCACATCAACACGGACCCCTACGGCGACGGGTGGATTGTCGAGCTCGAGCTGACGGACACCCAGGAAGTGAGCGGGCTCCTGTCCGCCGAGGCGTACGCCGACCTGCTGAAGAACGCGTAG
- the gcvP gene encoding aminomethyl-transferring glycine dehydrogenase, which translates to MSLNWKYQEPFAGRHIGPDARALQQMLATLGVDSIDAIIEQTVPSAIRAAGPLRLPSGRAESEVLAQLEGIAAKNQVFKSFIGMGYHDTHTPNVILRNIFQNPGWYTQYTPYQAEIAQGRLEALLNFQTMVMDLTGMEVANASLLDEGTAAAEAMSLSLHGKGDVAGGAFFVSEACHPQTVDVVRTRAQPLGVEVVVGDHRTVDLASRPFVGALVQYPATDGAVHDYRAFGEKVHAAGAMFIVAADLLSLALLTPPGEFGADVVVGSAQRLGVPMGYGGPHAAYFATKNAFTRIMPGRLIGVSEDAQGRPALRMALQTREQHIRREKATSNICTAQVLLAVMAGMYAVYHGPQGFKSIAERVHGLTALLAAGLTKLGLKPRHEQFFDTLRVELTPAQVRGVLAAAEAGRMNFRRIDDKSVGVTLDETTRPSDVEEILAAFVTGTGKSASVSLEDVGAALESPIESGLRRKSAYLTHPVFNTYHSETEMLRYIKRLEAKDLSLTHSMIPLGSCTMKLNATAEMIPVTWPQFSKLHPFAPTSQAAGYKVIFEQLEHALAQVTGFAGTSLQPNAGSQGEYAGLLVIRAYHQARGQGHRDVCLIPSSAHGTNPASAVMAGYQVVVTKCDDNGNIDLADLRAKADAHKDKLAALMVTYPSTHGVFEEEIKEICSIVHERGGQVYMDGANLNAQVGLTAPGLIGADVCHINLHKTFCIPHGGGGPGMGPICVASHLVKFLPGHPVIQTGGAEGIGAISAAPWGSASILLISWMYMQMMGGEGLTQATRMAILNANYVAHRLQPHYPVLYRGKQSRVAHECIVDLRHLKKTAGVEVEDVAKRLMDYGFHAPTVSFPVAGTLMIEPTESESKAELDRFCDAMISIRQEIRDIEEGRAPKDNNVLKNAPHTARVLTAPEWNRPYTRDQAVFPAPWVRDNKFWPTVGRLNNVLGDRKLVCSCPPMEDYMTPEPKGA; encoded by the coding sequence ATGTCCTTGAATTGGAAGTACCAGGAGCCCTTCGCTGGTCGTCACATCGGTCCGGATGCCCGGGCGCTCCAGCAGATGCTGGCCACGCTCGGCGTGGACTCGATTGACGCCATCATCGAGCAGACCGTGCCTTCGGCCATCCGCGCGGCAGGTCCGCTGCGGTTGCCGTCGGGGCGTGCTGAGTCCGAGGTGCTCGCGCAGCTCGAGGGCATCGCCGCGAAGAACCAGGTCTTCAAGTCGTTCATCGGGATGGGCTACCACGACACCCACACCCCGAACGTCATCCTGCGCAACATCTTCCAGAACCCGGGCTGGTACACCCAGTACACGCCCTATCAGGCGGAGATCGCGCAGGGGCGTCTGGAGGCGCTGCTCAACTTCCAGACGATGGTGATGGACCTGACGGGCATGGAGGTGGCCAACGCCTCGCTGCTCGACGAGGGCACCGCCGCCGCCGAGGCCATGTCCCTGTCGCTGCACGGCAAGGGCGACGTGGCGGGCGGGGCGTTCTTCGTCTCCGAGGCCTGTCATCCACAGACGGTCGATGTCGTGCGCACCCGCGCCCAGCCGCTGGGCGTCGAGGTGGTCGTGGGGGACCACCGCACGGTGGACCTGGCGTCGCGGCCCTTCGTGGGCGCGCTGGTGCAGTACCCGGCCACGGACGGCGCGGTGCATGACTACCGCGCGTTCGGTGAGAAGGTGCACGCGGCGGGCGCGATGTTCATCGTCGCGGCGGATCTGCTGAGCCTCGCGCTCCTGACGCCGCCGGGCGAGTTCGGCGCGGACGTGGTGGTGGGCAGCGCGCAGCGGCTGGGCGTGCCCATGGGGTACGGCGGTCCGCACGCGGCCTACTTCGCCACGAAGAACGCCTTCACGCGCATCATGCCGGGCCGGCTCATCGGCGTGTCCGAGGACGCGCAGGGCCGCCCCGCGCTGCGCATGGCGCTCCAGACGCGCGAGCAGCACATCCGCCGCGAGAAGGCGACGAGCAACATCTGCACCGCGCAGGTTCTGCTCGCGGTCATGGCCGGCATGTACGCCGTCTACCATGGGCCCCAGGGCTTCAAGTCCATCGCGGAGCGCGTGCACGGCCTCACGGCGTTGCTCGCGGCGGGCCTGACGAAGCTGGGGCTGAAGCCGCGGCATGAGCAGTTCTTCGACACGCTGCGCGTGGAGCTGACGCCCGCGCAGGTCCGCGGCGTGCTCGCGGCCGCCGAGGCGGGCCGGATGAACTTCCGCCGCATCGACGACAAGTCGGTGGGCGTGACGCTGGACGAGACCACGCGTCCGTCAGACGTGGAGGAGATCCTGGCCGCGTTCGTCACGGGCACGGGCAAGTCCGCCTCGGTGTCCCTGGAGGACGTGGGCGCCGCGCTGGAGAGCCCGATCGAGTCGGGCCTGCGGCGCAAGAGCGCGTACCTCACGCACCCTGTCTTCAACACGTACCACTCCGAGACGGAGATGCTGCGGTACATCAAGCGGCTGGAGGCGAAGGACCTCTCGCTGACGCACTCGATGATTCCGCTGGGCAGCTGCACCATGAAGCTCAACGCCACCGCGGAGATGATCCCGGTGACGTGGCCTCAGTTCAGCAAGCTCCACCCGTTCGCGCCCACGTCGCAGGCGGCCGGCTACAAGGTCATCTTCGAGCAGCTGGAGCACGCGCTCGCGCAGGTGACGGGCTTCGCGGGCACGTCGCTGCAGCCCAACGCGGGCAGCCAGGGGGAGTACGCGGGCCTGCTCGTCATCCGCGCCTACCACCAGGCGCGCGGGCAGGGGCACCGCGACGTGTGCCTCATCCCGTCCTCGGCGCACGGCACCAACCCCGCGTCGGCGGTGATGGCCGGCTACCAGGTCGTCGTCACCAAGTGCGATGACAACGGCAACATCGACCTGGCGGACCTGCGCGCCAAGGCGGACGCGCACAAGGACAAGCTCGCGGCGCTGATGGTGACGTACCCGTCCACCCACGGCGTGTTCGAGGAGGAGATCAAGGAGATCTGCTCCATCGTCCACGAGCGCGGCGGTCAGGTGTACATGGACGGCGCGAACCTCAACGCGCAGGTGGGCCTCACCGCGCCGGGCCTGATTGGCGCGGACGTGTGCCACATCAACCTGCACAAGACGTTCTGCATCCCGCACGGCGGTGGCGGCCCGGGCATGGGCCCCATCTGCGTGGCGAGCCACCTGGTGAAGTTCCTCCCCGGCCACCCGGTCATCCAGACGGGCGGGGCGGAGGGCATCGGCGCCATCTCCGCGGCGCCGTGGGGCAGTGCCAGCATCCTGCTCATCTCGTGGATGTACATGCAGATGATGGGCGGCGAGGGCCTCACCCAGGCCACGCGCATGGCCATCCTCAACGCCAACTACGTGGCCCACCGACTCCAGCCGCACTACCCGGTGCTGTACCGGGGCAAGCAGAGCCGCGTGGCGCACGAGTGCATCGTGGACCTGCGCCACCTGAAGAAGACGGCCGGCGTCGAGGTGGAGGACGTGGCCAAGCGCCTCATGGACTACGGCTTCCACGCTCCCACGGTGTCGTTCCCCGTGGCGGGCACGCTGATGATCGAGCCGACGGAGAGCGAGTCCAAGGCCGAGCTGGATCGCTTCTGCGACGCGATGATCTCCATCCGCCAGGAGATTCGGGACATCGAGGAGGGCCGCGCGCCCAAGGACAACAACGTCCTGAAGAACGCGCCGCACACGGCCCGCGTCCTCACCGCGCCGGAGTGGAACCGGCCGTACACGCGCGACCAGGCCGTGTTCCCGGCCCCGTGGGTGCGCGACAACAAGTTCTGGCCCACGGTGGGCCGCCTGAACAACGTGCTGGGTGACCGCAAGCTCGTGTGCTCGTGCCCTCCCATGGAGGACTACATGACGCCGGAGCCCAAGGGCGCCTGA
- a CDS encoding cation transporter, whose product MNTPATDRTLALQERNRNVRIVLLAILVANWIVAAAKLGFGLLSQSASVTADGLHSFIDGGSNVLGLVAMWVASRPADEDHPYGHGKFEALASLGIGAMIGIGMLELGRMALDSLLHDRHPQVTGLMAGVMAATLVINLVVTRVERHYGEKYKSALLLADASHTLSDVFVTIAVLISLGLVWLGYPRADGIVALVVMVFVAYVAYGIVRQAVGILSDTVRLDPAEVTQHTLSVAGVRSCRNVRSRGMEDSVYVDLKIEVDPHLTTAQAHEVADQVEEKLHANYPQVVDVVVHVEPAHAAVAAS is encoded by the coding sequence GTGAACACCCCCGCGACAGACCGCACCCTCGCGCTCCAGGAGCGCAATCGGAACGTCCGCATCGTCCTGCTGGCCATCCTCGTGGCCAACTGGATTGTCGCCGCCGCCAAGCTCGGCTTCGGCCTGCTGTCGCAATCCGCCTCCGTCACCGCGGACGGACTGCACTCGTTCATCGACGGCGGCTCGAACGTGCTGGGCCTCGTCGCCATGTGGGTTGCCTCGCGGCCCGCGGACGAGGACCACCCCTACGGGCACGGCAAGTTCGAGGCGCTCGCGTCGCTGGGCATCGGCGCGATGATTGGCATCGGCATGCTGGAGCTGGGGCGCATGGCGCTCGACTCGCTGCTCCATGACCGACATCCGCAGGTGACGGGCCTCATGGCCGGAGTGATGGCCGCGACGCTCGTCATCAACCTGGTGGTGACGCGCGTGGAGCGGCACTACGGCGAGAAGTACAAGAGCGCCCTGCTGCTCGCGGACGCGAGCCACACCCTGTCCGATGTGTTCGTCACCATCGCGGTGCTCATCTCCCTGGGCCTGGTGTGGCTGGGCTACCCGCGCGCGGACGGAATCGTGGCGCTGGTGGTGATGGTCTTCGTGGCCTACGTGGCCTACGGCATCGTCCGCCAGGCGGTGGGCATCCTCTCGGACACGGTGCGGTTGGATCCGGCCGAGGTGACGCAGCACACGCTGTCCGTGGCCGGCGTGCGCTCGTGCCGCAACGTGCGCAGCCGCGGCATGGAGGACAGCGTCTACGTCGACCTGAAGATTGAAGTGGATCCGCACCTCACCACGGCCCAGGCCCACGAGGTGGCGGACCAGGTGGAAGAGAAGCTCCACGCCAACTACCCGCAGGTGGTGGACGTGGTGGTGCACGTGGAGCCCGCGCACGCCGCGGTGGCCGCTTCGTAG
- a CDS encoding energy transducer TonB produces MAQGSSTDWRERRRRRNSNRFLLSLLLALLGHVAFVGLLVLLSYVQVNLPASERATVRRPTSVNVRPLTSSEWAKNRGQTSPQSQVAERPRSQTKKDEKKPDEDTKPKGQVVDTAPGNEQRPDDAKYLAEHDNTVKKETRSREQTPFYRNAMPQRTAPQEQKGLPQEQMQAPRLSGNNGLGSDDRPLAKGGRKPTFEVPDTRRKQEVAVKTDPTSPGPGVTVENQNGSDAMVGNAKRLRIQAGEGEDNQEGSQGRLGSPGMQALMPSQAAMDRVIGAAPNDNLRDVDEGDGTMLNTREWKYASFFNRVKQSVGMHWNPNQQMQMRDPTGNTYSGKDRYTLLSITLDEKGQVKDIQVDKSSGLEFLDMEAVSSFKRAQPFPNPPSGLLGQDATVRFQFGFFLEMGGGPRMRLFREPN; encoded by the coding sequence GTGGCCCAGGGTTCATCGACAGATTGGCGCGAGCGCCGCAGGCGGAGGAACTCGAACCGGTTCCTGCTGTCGCTCCTCCTGGCACTGCTGGGCCACGTCGCGTTCGTGGGCCTGCTCGTGCTGCTGTCGTACGTGCAGGTGAACCTGCCGGCGAGCGAGCGGGCGACCGTGCGGCGTCCCACCTCCGTGAACGTCCGTCCCCTCACCTCCAGCGAGTGGGCGAAGAACCGGGGGCAGACGTCGCCCCAGTCGCAGGTGGCGGAGCGGCCTCGCTCCCAGACGAAGAAGGACGAGAAGAAGCCCGACGAGGACACGAAGCCCAAGGGCCAGGTCGTGGACACCGCGCCGGGCAACGAGCAGCGGCCCGACGACGCGAAGTACCTGGCGGAGCACGACAACACCGTCAAGAAGGAGACGCGCTCCCGCGAGCAGACGCCCTTCTACCGGAACGCCATGCCCCAGCGCACGGCGCCGCAGGAGCAGAAGGGCCTGCCCCAGGAGCAGATGCAGGCCCCGCGCCTCAGTGGAAACAACGGCCTGGGCTCGGATGACCGTCCCCTGGCCAAAGGTGGCCGCAAGCCCACCTTCGAGGTTCCCGACACGCGCCGCAAGCAAGAGGTGGCGGTGAAGACGGACCCCACCTCGCCGGGCCCCGGCGTCACGGTGGAGAACCAGAACGGCAGCGACGCGATGGTGGGCAACGCCAAGCGCCTGCGCATCCAGGCCGGTGAGGGCGAGGACAACCAGGAGGGTTCGCAGGGGCGGCTCGGCTCGCCGGGCATGCAGGCGCTGATGCCGTCACAGGCGGCCATGGACCGCGTGATTGGAGCGGCCCCCAACGACAACCTGCGCGACGTGGACGAGGGCGACGGCACGATGCTCAACACGCGCGAGTGGAAGTACGCGAGCTTCTTCAACCGCGTGAAGCAGAGCGTGGGGATGCACTGGAACCCCAACCAGCAGATGCAGATGCGCGATCCGACGGGAAACACCTACTCGGGCAAGGATCGCTACACGCTCTTGAGCATCACCCTGGACGAGAAGGGCCAGGTGAAGGACATCCAGGTGGACAAGAGCAGCGGCCTGGAGTTCCTGGACATGGAGGCCGTGTCCTCGTTCAAGCGGGCGCAGCCCTTCCCCAACCCGCCGTCGGGCCTGCTGGGCCAGGACGCGACGGTGCGCTTCCAGTTCGGATTCTTCCTCGAGATGGGCGGCGGCCCGCGCATGCGCCTCTTCCGCGAGCCCAACTGA